ctagagaAGTTGAAcctttaaaaaatataaaaagaaGAACTGGTTATACGCAACTTCATAGTATAGACCGTGGGAGGAATTTTTATATTTCCCTAGCAACCGCAGGCATCTGTTGTTTTCTAACCAATAGTACAGTGAACATATTAAAATGGCCCAAAAACTAAAACTATACTAATGATGGCCTAGACTGTTAGCAATGAATTGTAAGCAAAAAAAATATGTTGTCATAAAagtttatattattatatacatTTTTGATTAAAAGATTTAAGTGAAAAAATGACAAGGAAAATTTCACACACAACTGTGTGAAAATTCCAATCTTGAATCACCGTTTCACACTCACTTGGTTTCAGATTTCAAAAGgaatgtgtgattgtgtttaaAACCAAACCAGCTTGTCTTTTGTGTCACAAAATGTTGCGCAATCCATGTTAACTGATAAGTACAATCCTGAAGTACAGGAACACAGTGAAATGCTGCCATCTACCCGACACCAaggagaaacacaacaacacccATGGAGACAGGAAACACGCAGAAACACTTGGtccttcacacacatacacacgcacacacacacgcacacacacacacaccttctcggAGGAGGAGCCGTCCGAGGTCTCTTCTCCTTCACTGTCCAGGTCCCAGGGCTTCCTGCTCCTgtgcttcttcctcctcctcctgcggTCTCTCTCCGTCctgctcccttctccctctgcccTTCTGCCGTCTGCGCCTGAACCCACAAGGAAGACGCCGGAACGTCAGCGTTAAACACTGATGGAGAGGCAGACAGCACTGGTAAAATACGGTTGCCGTGGCTTTCAATGAAAAGGAAATGTTAGCAAACCTTCGTCATCATCCTCCGGTGGGGTGGAAGGCCTTTTCAtgttcatctctcctccatctcccagctCCTGAGGCTCTTTCCTCTTCACCTACagaataaaaacacacaaaaacacaacatttgacaACTCCCCGATGAAGTACAATCTGGGACAGAATGGGCTCCAAGCTGCCGGTGTTCAGAGTGTCCGCACCTTGAACGAGGGCAGGCGTAGCGCCCCTCGTAGGGAGAAGCCCTCCATGCCTCCACTCTTGGCCCAGTCCACCAGAGACAGCAGAGGCTCGCGGGGCTTGCTGGccttgtccttctcctccttcttctcatcGTCCCGCAGAGCCGAAACCCCCCTGACCATGGTCTGGAAAGGCTGGAGGACCAAGACACAGGAGACGAGTTCACCAGAGAGTTTAGGGAGGTTTGTCAAACGGCTTTTcagaaggaaaataaataacGTTTTCAAAAGCGCTTGCTTAGACCGTGCACCATGACACGCACCTCCTTCCTTACCTTAGCCTTGGTCTCCTTACGTTCCCACCACTCATCAAAGGTGGCAAAGGCGATGTTCTCCACCATCTTTCGGTTCAGGTCCCTCTGCATGATGTTCTTCATCTCCTGGATGAGAGTGGCCAGCACCAGCTGAACAGTAGCCTCGTGTGGGCTCTCTGCCAGCAGGGGCATCTGGTCACCCGCCTCCCCGTAGGGTGCATCTCCCTCCCCGGGTGGCATTGTCCCGTAGCCGGGCGGGGGCATGTAGGAAGGGTACGGGTAGTGGTGAGCCCAGGATGTGAGCGGAGGGGGGATGccgtggtggggagggggtgggatctGAGAGCCGTGGGGGTCTGGGTAAGTGTAGGGCATGTGAGGGGGCATGTAGCGGTGATCCTGGTCGTAGTGGCCAGCAGCCCCGCCTCCTTCTTGGTCCATGTACGGGTGGTgcgggtgtgggggagggggcatggcGTGGAGGTGGTAGGAGGAGGGGTAGTCTGTCGGGAGGGCCTCGCCGGGGGCGGCGGTGCCGTTGGCGGAGGACATGCGGTGCAGTCGGCTGAGCATCTGGGTCTGCATCTGGAAGGACATGGGGGTTCCACCGCTGTACTGGTTCATCAGCTCCATGGAGCTGGCGTAGTCGTACATGTGCGGGGGCATGGGAGGGGGGTACTCCGAGTGCAGCTCCATGTGAGCGAGAGGTGGGGGGATGCCTGGGGGCggcgggggctggagggagaacccagggggaggagggaggtaggaggggatgGGCGGAGGGGGCATGGAGGTGCCAAAGTGCTGCGTGGAGTCGGAGATGGGCGgcggggaggatgaggggtCGGCCGTTTTAGAGGGCAGGGCACCCTGGGACGAGGACGGGGAGGAGGCGGacgagggggtggggaggtgggtgcTCACTGCTGGGATTGGgttctcgtcctcctcgtcaGAAATCTCCATGTCTTCTCCTGAGGAGTGAGGAGACGTCTGcacggagacagagacagagagacagagagacagagagacagagagagagacagagagagacagagagagacaaagagagagagagagagagacagagagagagacagagagagagagacagagacacagagagagagacagagagagagagagagagagagagagagagagagagagagagaggtagagacagagacagagagagagagagagagaggtgtacagGTTAGGACCTTACCTGTTCAAGCATGTCTAGTCAAACAAAGACTGGTATCTATGCATATCAACGGATGCCTGGACAGTAAGTAACATCTACAATACACTACAATAATAATGATGGTAATATGATAACACCGATGGAGTCTGACATCTTACCTGTCcgttgtgaggaggtgtgcgTGCCCCCTGCCTGGTGCGTGGGTCAGCTGACGGCGGCTGTGGAGACTGGTCCTGCAGCTGGCCTGGCCCAGGCAGGCTGTTCTGGGCCAGGGGGTCTTCTGAGGCAGGGACGTGAGGGGAGtaggttgaggaggaggagggtgtggctGGCGCCACAACAGGAGGACTCTTCCTCCCATCGGCACCTGCACCGTGTTTCCTCCCTCTGCGGccttctcgctctcgctctcctctcctccgcggGCCTCCCTCCGAGTCTCCCTGCCTCCGGCGTCTGTCCTTATCTCCGTCCACCTCTCTCTCGCCGCTCTTCTTCTCCccagccgccgccgccgcctctcccttccctttccttcgctctcctccctctctcgccgcGGCTTTCTCTTTCTGCcgctcctccttcctgtcctcctcctcatcctcgtccGACGCCAGGAAGGAGAACTTGGCCTTCTGCTCTTTCAGGAGCATCTCGATACGCGAGTCGAGGCTGCTGCTGTGGTAGACAAACGGCAGGCTCTCGTTGGTAGTGTCTggctctggggaggaggagtccCGCTGCGCAGGgggcggagagagggaaacGGAGGAGGCCGGAagatggtgagggagggaggtggacgagggagaggttgaggagGAGGCGATGGAggaatggggaggagaggacggagGAGGGGTCTGAGGAGGTGGGGGCGGAGTGCTGGGCCGGCGTTTGGGCTTGGTCCACTGCTCCTCCCTAACTGGGCTCTCTTGGCCAAAGTCCAGGGCACCGAGTGTCTCGGCTACAGCCGCTGCGATGAcggaggctggggggagtggaggcggtgggggaggagggggaggcggcAGAGGAGTGTGGTGTAGTGTCTGATAGTCTTTGTCGGCACCCACCCCCGGCCCAGATGCCCTCTCCCCTGCGCTGGCCCCCCCCAGGCGGGAGGAGACGGGCGGGTCGTGAGAAGGCGGAGGGGCGGGGTCTTTGGCTGAGGAGTGGGCGGGGtacgaggagggaggaggggacatgCTGTTTGAGGAGGACCGGTGGGAGTTGGAATTGAACCTGGGATCCGAGTTGCCAGAGTAGTCACTGTCTCTGTCGCGCTCCCTGTCCCTGTCGTGACTGCTTCTCCGCCGCCCCCCACTGCCGCTGCTGCCGCCGCTGCCGCTGTGATGATTGTGAGAGTGGTGGTGGTTGCGGTGTCTCTGGTGGCCGTGGTCGCTGGAGCGGGAGCCCAGGCTGTCCCGCCTgtagcctctctcctccctgcgctCTGAGTGGTGGTGAGAGTGATGGGAGTGGTACGAGGACTTGGACGAGGCGTTGGCCTCCTGCGTGTGGCCGTGGTAAGACGACCTCCTGGAACTGATCCCGCCCGCGCCGTAGCGCCCAGAGTCTCGTTCCCGGTCCCGGTCCCTCTCCCGCTCCCTGTCTGACAGGGACGGCTGCTCATACTGCGGCCCAGAGGGTGGCGGTGGCATCCCGAGATGGTGAGTCAAGTGTCCGACCCCCCCAGCGTTGGGGTGTGTGGAGTAACCCGGGGGCTCGTTGGGACGGAAGGGGGCGTACGTGGACCGACCTTTATGGTACCCTGAGGGATCTTGAGGATCGTCTGGGTAACGAGACACCTTGTATCCCCCAACTGAGGAGGACACTGCGGAGGAGGAACACGAGGAAGAGGGTAACATGTCCTGGGAAGGATAGCCAGCATTATAGCCATGCCTAGGAGAGAAAGCAAAacgagatatatatataaataacaaTGTCACGAGCAGTTACAATGCATATTTATATTCTATGGCCTGTATATGCCTTATATACAGGCCATAGACATCTGCAGGCTGTCAGACACCCAATCACAGACCTGGACACGGCGTAGCCTGAGTCTTGTAAGAAGGACGTCCCCGAGCGTGGCGTGTAGGGTGTTCCTCCACCTTGGGAAGACACCGAGGAACCAGGGGTGTAGGGTCCGCCCATGGAGGAAGGGGGCGTGTCCAGGCGCTGCTCGCTGAAGCCGGTGTCGACGGAGCATGGGGTGACACTGCCAGGGGTGAGAGCGGGAGCACCTGTCACGGCGGGAAGATCTGACGAGAGCCTCCGTCTGATATCTGACGACTGCAGAGAGACataaggaagaagaagagactcaagtaagagaagaaaaaaaatggagGACGATGACATGTGATTATATGCGAGCACTTTTGGAGGGGTTTTACTGTgtcaggctgggggggggccgCGGGCTGGAGTCTCTCTGTCAGAGCCTTTCCTCCAAGAGGCACAGTCTGCGGCGTGTACGATCCGCTCACTATGAGGTCGTAATATTTTGTCCTCTGCTGGCCTGaaggacacacattcacaaccaCCGTGTCAGTTGTCAAGGAGACAAACAGCAGAGCTAACAGGTACAGGGGCAGGTCAGCTTGAAATCTCTCCTCGAAACACTTgtatacatttattatttaaggTACATTATTGACAATGTAACAATATACATGTATTTCAATACCTTGAATGTCTAGCTGAGCATGTACTATGTTGCCCATGACAGAAGTGTTGTGCAGGTGCTTCACTGTGTCTTTTGCGCCTCTGGTGTTGGTGAAAAGCACTCGGGCCAGACCCAGGTGCTTCCGAGTCTTGGGATGAAACAgtatctccatctcctccacctctccaaacTTGGAGCACATCTCTGCGAGGAAGGGCTCCTTGATGTTGTCATTGAGACGAGCAAAGGTCACCTCCTTGAGGGGGATAGGACCCACGTAGAACTCATCCAGCTGATGGAAATCAAGAACAACGAGTGAGATGGAAGAAACGCTAAATGCAGATTGGGAATTCGGCCATCCCTCTTTGGTGCAAACCATGCTGGTAAAAGTGTTTTATATCATCATTGAAAGCAGGAAGCAGGGTTTATCACCTTCAACTTAGGTACTGGAAGGGTTagctctgtgtgtctggaccaGATCCTTCGAGGTCTTGGGTCACGTAGGTCTCCCACTGGGGGAAACCCAGCGTCCTGTGAAAACACAGGTTACTGTTACTGACACGTCACACTGTCACCACTGCAGATACCCGTGATTCAAATgatatcataataataataaaaggtcCACACTCACCGGCACACTGAAATGCACTCCATCATATCTGTATATTTTCTGAGCAACCCTTCGGATCGCAGGGTCCTGGACAAGCTTATAGCTTTTCCATTGCAAACTGAGAGCTCGTTGTGTTTCCGGTCCGTTGTCTGGATCCATGCTATCACTACGGATATGCAGAGTGAGAAATACGATTGTGAGTTAAAACCATTGGGCTCAACACAAAAGTGATTTTTCTGTAAAAAGCAACCGAAACGTGAGAACAGTGCGATAAGCCCTCTACTCATACAGTGTCACATCTCAGCCTGTCCTAAGACACCACGTCTCGATGTTAGCTGACAGTTGATTAGCCATGTTATCATTAGAATCAGACCGTTCAAAACGGTATCTCTTGAACACAAACTTGCCCACTCAATTATACACCATTTTTAATGCGCAAAACGGATGGCAGCGGACATGTCAGCAAAAGTAAACAAACAATGGTTCGTTTGCGATCAAACTAACACCGGAGTGGTTTGCATTTTTGACTAACTACCACCAGACTGTGTATCTCAGTTAACACAGATGACTAGCTTACATTTATGTCGACGATGACTAACTAGCCAATATTACTTTAGATGTACAGAGACGTAGGTAATGTATCTGCCGTTAAAGCTTGGTGTTTACATCGACAGCCTTGGCAACAACAGCTGATGCTAGACAGAGCTAGCATTCCATTTAGGTCCTGGTAATGCATGCCGCTTAGCAGTCATGttgtttagctagctagcaagtagCTCACTAGCTGGCAAGCTAACAGACTGTTTAACCTCAACTAGCCGGCCAGCAAATTTGATAACACTGCTATAATTTGGTAAACAAGCATTGTGTACTTTACTGCTCTGATCGATACTGCAACTTTCACTTGCAATGCTTCCTTCCAACTCATCCATCTGAACCCGCCTCTTTCTTGCCAATTGCCCGCTGCATCCGAAACTACCAACCCGCCGCTCAAGTGTAGCTAGGCCTAGGACGGACGGGAAAAACAGTCCCGACATAAAAGGAATCTCCGTTTATTTTTGTGAGGACAATAACTAAATTAAAACAGCGTCGCTACCTTTCGGATATCAAGCACTTCCGTTACGACCCCCTAAAATTTACCGAATTCTTTGTTTACATCTGAAATCAAAATAATGTATATCGAGCGGCCATCGCGTAACCAACCTGAAAGCCTCGCCTGTTCTCCATCAGTCTTGGCGAATAAAGAAAGTCATTAAGGGTCAGCACTTTCTTCACAATCAGACTATGGTTGCGAAACTGAAAACACCACTGTTGAAAAGAAAACATGATACAAAATATAGAGTTCATTTTATTGGAATGATTAGATGTgagcaaatgtattttttgagGTTTAGTGACCTATTATGTCGTGTGTGCACCTGCTTTACTATGTGACGTTGCTATAAATGCAGCGAATCTGCTGACACAGAATGTAAATAGGTagagctagctaggctaactgtcaCAAAGTCGCAGTAAATGTTCTACTTGAGAGTGTACTGTACTTGATCATTTGGGATCCTTTTGAGGTATATTTAGGTCTTAATCGGTTTTGCCACCTTTGTGAGTTCCATATTATAATCGTACCCTTCTGCTACATTATAGCTAGCCTACTAGTTATCTATTTCGtcgacatatatatatatatttacccAGTCTTTATGCTCAACGAAAGGAGTGTCTGTGAACCTTTTTTTGGTCATTTTCTATTTTTTGTATTTGAGTCATTTATTTTAGGTAGATTGTTTTAAGTAGCAGTTACTTTCAGCTGTAATCGTGCGCGTGCTTATTATTACCACTAGTCGGCAGCATGTCACAGCTTCACGGGCTATGTGGTCTTTGAATACATGATTTCACCTCATCTACGAGAAAAGAGAAAATACATGTTTCTGCTATGCAATTCCCCGAAGGAAATACGCGGTTGTAtcggggtaaaaaaaaaaaagttttctgATTCGTGTAAGTCTGTCAGAGGTCAGTGGCAGAGTTCAATCTTAAGTAACTCGATCTCCTTAACGTATCGTCCTCCCAATTAGATCCTCGTCTGGAGCAATATTTCCAGATCATGAATATACCACGTAAAACATTATGAAAATTATATAATAACATAACGAAAAATACTTTAAGTTTCTAGTGCATTTATTATGTTTTCTCAAAAAACAGCAGAGAAACAGACTGTTAGGAACTAGTCACTTCAGATATAAATTAAAACATGTTTGACAAAATGTTCAGCGTGATCAGCAAAGtgttaaatacattttcaataaaCAAAAGCCTGGCATGGATTCATTCctgtaaaataatgtttttgttttattaccACAAAAAGGTGAACCCCATCCCTGTagattcaatttaaaaaaagctTCATGAGCAGAATTGGAAGGAAGATGAAATCAAGCATAGGAAGTTGGCATTAATTGTCCTGGCAAAATATGTGAAATAGAACTTATCTTCAATGCCACCTCAGCAGCTCAATCAACACCTACAACAATCTACCCTGATTGGAACTGGCGTTTCCATGGGAACAGAACCCATTAAGCCTGCCACGCCCATGATGAGGGAATGCCTGTTGGTGTGCCAGACCAGAGCtggctgctggagagagagagagagagatggatggaagcTGTAGAAACCATCTGAGCTgagcactgtatgtgtgtgtgcttgtatccCTGtatctgcatgtctgtgtgtgtgtctgctagtTCTCTTCACATGGCTTTCACTTTGATTTGCTTCATCTTCATCTGTTTCTTCTCGATTTTCTTCTGCTCACGGCGTTGAGCAGCCTCCtgggaaacaaaacaaagacaggCGAAGGTGACAAGTTGCAGGCCAGGAAGTACAAACAAGGCCTTGCATTCTTGCCCCCGGGGGTTCAAACAGGAGCTCCCTGCTGTGTGGCTGACCTCCAAACGGCGCTGTCTCTCGGGGTCCTCCTCGTTCATGATGCGCTCCTTCTccgccctcttcttctcctcccggCGAGTCTGGGCCGCTTCTTGGCGCTGAGTGTGGGTCTGCTTCAGGAAGTTCTCCTCCACACGGGCACGGTTTTTGTCAGCCTTCTGCTTGCCCTAtagacagaagaagaagaatgggtggtcagatggctgagcagttagggaatcagggctattaatcagaaggttgccggttcgattcccggccgtgccaaaagaAGGTTGTGAtcttgtgcaaggcacttcaccctacttgcctcgaggggaatgtccctgtacttaatgtaagtcgctctggataagagcgtataCTAAATGACTATATGTAAATTAAGAGTAACGAGAAGACAGGGCTTGtatacgtgagtgtgtgtgtgtgtgtgtgtgtgtgagtcccaCTCACCTCCCGGTTGAGGCGGAGCTTCTTGACCTTGTCAATGCTGTAGATCACCATGTTCatgagggggagcagagagtcCATGTCTTTGGGAGACGTGTTGCCCATGCCAGGCACTACAggaaaaacattttatataacatacggggtcagatggctgagcggttaggagatcgggctattaatcagaaggttgccggtttgattcctggctgtgccaaattacattgtgtccttggggggaatgtccctgaacttactgtaagtcgctctggataagggggTCTGTTAAATtactaatgtaaatgtaatattgtAAGCACAATCCATGTCAATCGAAATGTCGTCATTGCGGTGGGAAGGTATTTTGTACTTGAAAGCATGAACCAAAACGTACCATTAAATGTAAACTGCAGTGTCTTCTTCGTCTCAGGTAGCTTTAAGGGCTGACCCTCCCTGAAACACAACACAGGGACAATGTTCATCCATGTGATCCGAGATAAAAACCTTTggaaaagacaaaagaaaaagTGCTACGCAGAATATTTACTCTTGCATAACTTTTGGACCAGAAAATTGGTCCGAGAAGTGGATGGACTCAATCTTGTCAGCATGGTTGGTGACATAGTGTACCATCTGAGAAACAAGAGGAAACAGTCACTTCATACATCTTAAACCATTACACCACGGTTTATACAAAGTTAACCATTTGAAATATCTATGTAAATAGAGTATAAAAAAAGGGTAGCTGTAAATTATAGCCCCCATTGGACCACTAACAACATATGCCCGCACTGTGAACTTTTGTTTCCCTGATACTATGATCGGGACACGAGAGATCAAGTGTTCTCACCTTGCTGTCCATCACACCATCTGTGACTTCGCCCATCTCTGAAATGATAGCCAGGGACTCAGGAAGGCCATACTTAGACCCTGACTTGGGCTTGTCACTGCAGAACTCACTCtgtggatagagagagacaggacttgTAAACAAACCTCATGGAGAGACGCATAGGTGACTAACTTACTAAATGTTTGCAGACTCGACAGTCAGGGTTAATGCCCTTACCAGGTCCTGCATATCCTTCTGCATCTTCGCCATGGCCTTCTTGGTGCCCACAGCAAACACAAACGTGTCCATATCCTCGTCATTCAGAGTTACTTTAATTTGCTACAAAGTGTGGGACAAGTCCATTAAAACAAACAGGAATAGTtagacacacagaaagatcATTTGCTCTACTATCACTACTTCAGCTGTACTTACCACTTGATCACAGACTGGTCTCATCATTCTGGCCAGCACATTAAGCAGGTCCTGCCTCTTCAGGAACTGCAACAGAACAGAAACATTTGTAGAAGGCGATTTCAGACAGAAACTGTTAAGGTACTTAGACAATCAAAGCTGAATACCTTGAGTTGGATCAGCATGCCCTCACAGCACACGCGTCCAGAGCACCACAGGTTGTAGATGTGCTCGTTCTCCTGGTTGAGCTTCCCAGTGCTCACAGCCTCTTTGTTGGTACCATCGtcacctgaccacacacacaccatcacatgaCAGATCATCATTTATTTCCTTTTCATCAACTGATCTCATATTCAGCACAGCTACGTTATAATATTATAAAAGCAAAGCAAATAAACCTTGATGACTCACCCACGAGGGCAAAGTTGCTCTCTAGAAGTTCTCTGTGGGAGTTGAACCAGGCCTGGGCCAGACGACTGTTCTTGTTCTTGCCGATGATGTAGTTCATGATGTAGGCCAGCAGACCCGTCACCATCAGGATCTCCATGTAGTAGCTCTCCCAGCTGTTCTGCAAATGGGcaggaacctgtgtgtgtgtgggagggggtcaTAACAATGACACTCCAATTGTACTTATCTTTAGAAAGCGCTGCATGCAGTTGTTTTAAAAGGAACATGAATATGGATTTTCTTTGCATAGCGGTCATTGTGTAAAATGTGGTAAACATAACATGGTCTAATCTACTTTCAACAACAAGCACACCGTATGAATGATGAGGGGGTCCTTGAACGAAGGGCTggtcttctccatgtcctcgaTGCCCTCAAACTCCTCTTGATCATATTTGCTATATATGTCTTGGTCCTGGGGCAGAACAAGAAAATAAGACATCGTCGAGGTGAATTAGTTTGGCTATGCCTGAGTTTGAATGACAGTGGAACaactggggagtcagatggctgagcggtgagggagtcgggctagtaatgagaaggttgccggatcgattccccgctgtgccaaatgacgttgtgtccttgggcaaggcacttcaccctactcgggggaatgtccctgtacttactgtaagtcgctctggataagagcgtctgctaaatgactaaatgtaaatgtatatgtaacTAATAAAAGTCAGAGAGACTATAACCAGTCCCCACTGACATCTAGCAGATGCTCTAATCAccgagcgatttacagtaagtacagggacattccccacgaAGCAAACGGGGTAAAGTGCTCAAGAAGTTCcagaggacacaacgtcattttgcacggctcggaatcgaactggcaaccttctgattaacgggacgattccctaaccgctcagccatccgatcATCACACCCTCATTCACCTGTATCTCTGAGTCCTCAAAGCCGTCCTGGccgtcctccagctccaccgTGGCCTCGTCTTCGTCGTCCTCAGCGGGCAGCGGGGACGGGGAACCCCGCAGCGGAGGAGCCGTTTCCGTCTCGATTGTGGCGTCCTCACTTG
Above is a window of Hypomesus transpacificus isolate Combined female chromosome 17, fHypTra1, whole genome shotgun sequence DNA encoding:
- the ccdc47 gene encoding PAT complex subunit CCDC47; this translates as MQRLYLMLLPALLLLLVLPVSRGRYNDDFEEGEDQAEFDENDFAEFEDASEDATIETETAPPLRGSPSPLPAEDDEDEATVELEDGQDGFEDSEIQDQDIYSKYDQEEFEGIEDMEKTSPSFKDPLIIHTVPAHLQNSWESYYMEILMVTGLLAYIMNYIIGKNKNSRLAQAWFNSHRELLESNFALVGDDGTNKEAVSTGKLNQENEHIYNLWCSGRVCCEGMLIQLKFLKRQDLLNVLARMMRPVCDQVQIKVTLNDEDMDTFVFAVGTKKAMAKMQKDMQDLSEFCSDKPKSGSKYGLPESLAIISEMGEVTDGVMDSKMVHYVTNHADKIESIHFSDQFSGPKVMQEEGQPLKLPETKKTLQFTFNVPGMGNTSPKDMDSLLPLMNMVIYSIDKVKKLRLNREGKQKADKNRARVEENFLKQTHTQRQEAAQTRREEKKRAEKERIMNEEDPERQRRLEEAAQRREQKKIEKKQMKMKQIKVKAM